In the genome of Nycticebus coucang isolate mNycCou1 chromosome 12, mNycCou1.pri, whole genome shotgun sequence, one region contains:
- the LOC128561867 gene encoding BET1-like protein: protein MADLTRAQSTDVVEEILDQENKRMADSLASKVTRLKSLALDIDRDAEDQNWYLDGMDSDFTSMTSLLTGSVKRFSTMARSGRDNRKLLCGVAVGLIVAFFILSYLLSRART from the coding sequence ATGGCGGACTTGACCCGGGCTCAGAGTACTGACGTGGTGGAAGAGATTCTGGACCAGGAAAACAAGAGGATGGCTGACAGCTTGGCCTCCAAGGTCACCAGGCTCAAATCACTGGCCCTGGACATCGATAGGGATGCAGAGGATCAAAACTGGTACCTGGATGGGATGGACTCGGATTTCACCAGCATGACCAGCCTGCTTACAGGGAGCGTGAAGCGCTTCTCCACCATGGCAAGGTCTGGGCGAGACAACCGGAAGCTTCTGTGTGGTGTGGCTGTGGGCCTAATCGTGGCCTTCTTCATTCTCTCCTACCTTTTGTCAAGGGCAAGGACGTGA